Proteins encoded in a region of the Pyxidicoccus trucidator genome:
- a CDS encoding acyl-CoA desaturase yields MDTRWGEAKLDGGRVARWGLLHVGALVGGAVCFSWSAVAVFAVLTAVTMCLGVSVGIHRGLIHRAFRAPLAVERTLALVGALAGLGGVIGMSRMHHLRDFHQNQPEADCPPYFGYRDGFARVMAYALFHTWHARDAAVYPPVEPRVEQDPFFRFLERAGLWLQVPLALGLFALGGASWVAWGVLVRLALTQDGFWCVHYVSHVEGEQPYELPGCAEQGRNAGWLALVSMGESWHNNHHAYPGSAQMGLGWRQPDPGWWAVRALAALGLVHDVKALADLPLREGARKRPEPQRPARRHGGRKPRPPMRRQGGPRCLPV; encoded by the coding sequence ATGGACACGCGGTGGGGCGAGGCGAAGCTGGACGGAGGCAGGGTGGCCCGCTGGGGACTGCTGCACGTGGGGGCACTCGTCGGCGGCGCGGTGTGCTTCTCGTGGAGCGCGGTGGCGGTGTTCGCCGTGCTGACGGCCGTGACGATGTGCCTGGGCGTGTCGGTGGGCATCCACCGGGGCCTCATCCACCGCGCCTTCCGCGCGCCACTCGCGGTGGAGCGGACGCTCGCGCTCGTGGGCGCGCTGGCGGGACTCGGCGGCGTCATCGGCATGAGCCGCATGCACCACCTGCGCGACTTCCACCAGAACCAGCCGGAGGCCGACTGCCCGCCGTACTTCGGCTACCGCGACGGCTTCGCACGCGTCATGGCCTATGCCCTCTTCCACACGTGGCACGCGCGGGACGCGGCCGTGTACCCGCCCGTGGAGCCTCGCGTGGAGCAGGACCCGTTCTTCCGCTTCCTGGAGCGCGCGGGGCTGTGGCTCCAGGTGCCGCTCGCGCTGGGGCTGTTCGCCCTCGGCGGGGCGTCGTGGGTGGCCTGGGGCGTGCTGGTGCGGCTGGCGCTCACGCAGGACGGCTTCTGGTGCGTCCACTACGTGAGCCACGTCGAGGGCGAGCAGCCCTATGAGCTTCCCGGCTGCGCCGAGCAGGGACGCAACGCGGGCTGGCTGGCGCTCGTGAGCATGGGCGAGTCGTGGCACAACAACCACCACGCGTACCCGGGCTCGGCGCAGATGGGGCTCGGCTGGCGGCAGCCGGACCCGGGCTGGTGGGCGGTGCGCGCGCTGGCCGCGCTCGGGCTCGTGCACGACGTGAAGGCGCTCGCGGACCTGCCGCTGCGCGAGGGGGCTCGGAAGCGGCCCGAGCCCCAGCGTCCCGCACGGCGTCACGGGGGCCGCAAGCCCCGGCCCCCCATGCGGCGCCAGGGAGGACCGCGCTGTCTTCCCGTGTGA
- a CDS encoding S9 family peptidase, translated as MNLGALPLVVSLLAAQAPSPAKPPPSTARVELPSQVPGIAALPGQPNLWVSNVPPVPPELRQRVDQYLEARAAALADVSGDGKQVLISTRFADTNQLHVVETPMGARTQLTFTDEPINQARFQPGNPQVIYYLQDKGGGEFFQVFRLDRRTGRSELLTDGKSRHETLRVSRDGRWLTYSGTGRNGKDTDVYVAPTSDPRKARRLTEAEGTWLPVEFSSDGSKLLVTQSRAVDDADLHVVDVQSGERRQLTPKEGKGSVGSAIFARDGQSVYLVTDRYSDFAELYRLELSKAPYPEAPPSLTKSVRWNVVGLSLSADGRQLAVGTNEDGYGRVYLLDTRTQALSPLEVPRGVVTALRFPSLRSDVLAFSLGDARSPLDVWTVDLKSRKPVRWTRSEVGGIDTEIFVEPELVRYPSTDGVRVPAFLYKPKGATGKVPVVVVFHGGPEAQSLPTFNNLHQFLVTEMGLAVLVPNVRGSNGYGKAYRAMDDGVKREQSLADIGATLDFIGSRKDLDAARVGVYGGSYGGYMTLATAAFYPDRIKAAVDVVGISSLGSFLQNTQAYRQDLRRVEYGDERDPEVRKVQERISPLGSVDKIRAALYVQQGANDPRVPRSEAEQIVQAVRKRGADVWYLLATDEGHGFQKKDNRDFAQLTALMFLEKHLGAPRTQGGGASGSK; from the coding sequence ATGAACCTTGGAGCCCTTCCCCTCGTCGTGTCGCTGCTCGCCGCACAGGCGCCGTCACCCGCGAAGCCACCGCCGAGCACCGCGCGTGTGGAGCTGCCGTCGCAGGTGCCTGGCATCGCCGCACTGCCCGGCCAGCCGAACCTCTGGGTAAGCAACGTGCCGCCGGTGCCGCCCGAGCTGCGCCAGCGGGTGGACCAGTACCTGGAAGCCCGCGCCGCCGCGCTCGCGGACGTGAGTGGTGACGGAAAGCAGGTGCTCATCTCCACGCGCTTCGCGGACACCAACCAGCTCCACGTGGTGGAGACACCCATGGGCGCGCGCACGCAGCTCACCTTCACGGATGAGCCCATCAACCAGGCGCGCTTCCAGCCCGGCAACCCGCAGGTCATCTACTACCTGCAGGACAAGGGTGGCGGTGAGTTCTTCCAGGTGTTCCGCCTGGACCGTCGCACGGGCCGCTCGGAGCTGCTGACGGACGGCAAGAGCCGCCACGAGACGCTGCGCGTGTCGCGCGATGGCCGCTGGCTCACGTACAGCGGCACGGGCCGCAACGGAAAGGACACGGACGTCTACGTGGCCCCCACCAGCGACCCACGCAAGGCCCGCCGCCTTACCGAGGCCGAGGGCACGTGGCTCCCGGTGGAGTTCTCGTCGGACGGCTCGAAGCTGCTGGTGACGCAGTCGCGCGCCGTGGACGACGCCGACCTGCACGTGGTGGACGTGCAGTCCGGAGAGCGCCGCCAGCTCACACCGAAGGAGGGCAAGGGCAGCGTCGGCTCCGCCATCTTCGCGAGGGATGGCCAGTCCGTGTACCTGGTGACGGACCGCTACAGCGACTTCGCCGAGCTGTACCGCCTGGAGCTGTCCAAGGCGCCGTACCCCGAGGCGCCTCCGTCGCTGACGAAGTCGGTGCGGTGGAACGTGGTGGGCTTGTCGCTGTCGGCGGACGGCCGCCAGCTCGCGGTGGGCACCAACGAGGACGGCTATGGCCGGGTGTACCTGTTGGACACGCGCACGCAGGCCCTCTCGCCGCTCGAGGTGCCCAGGGGCGTCGTCACCGCGCTGCGCTTCCCCTCCCTGCGCTCGGACGTGCTGGCCTTCTCGCTGGGCGATGCGCGCTCGCCCCTGGACGTATGGACGGTGGACCTCAAGAGCCGCAAGCCGGTGCGGTGGACGCGCTCGGAGGTGGGCGGCATCGACACGGAAATCTTCGTGGAGCCGGAGCTGGTGCGCTACCCGTCCACGGACGGCGTGCGGGTGCCGGCCTTCCTCTACAAGCCGAAGGGCGCCACCGGGAAGGTGCCCGTCGTCGTCGTCTTCCACGGCGGGCCCGAGGCGCAGAGCCTGCCCACCTTCAACAACCTCCATCAGTTCCTGGTGACGGAGATGGGCCTGGCGGTGCTGGTGCCCAACGTGCGCGGCTCGAACGGGTACGGCAAGGCGTACCGGGCCATGGACGACGGCGTGAAGCGCGAGCAGAGCCTCGCGGACATCGGCGCGACGCTGGACTTCATCGGCTCGCGCAAAGATTTGGATGCGGCGCGCGTGGGCGTCTACGGCGGCTCGTACGGCGGCTACATGACGCTGGCGACGGCGGCCTTCTACCCGGACCGCATCAAGGCCGCGGTGGACGTGGTGGGCATCTCCTCGCTGGGCAGCTTCCTCCAGAACACGCAGGCGTACCGGCAGGATTTGCGGCGCGTCGAGTACGGCGACGAGCGAGACCCCGAAGTCCGCAAGGTGCAGGAGCGCATCTCCCCGCTGGGCTCCGTCGACAAGATTCGCGCGGCGCTCTACGTGCAGCAGGGGGCCAATGACCCGCGGGTGCCGCGCTCGGAGGCGGAGCAGATTGTCCAGGCGGTGCGCAAGCGCGGCGCGGACGTCTGGTACCTGCTGGCCACCGACGAGGGCCACGGCTTCCAGAAGAAGGACAACCGCGACTTCGCGCAGCTGACCGCGTTGATGTTCTTGGAGAAACACCTCGGCGCCCCGCGGACGCAGGGCGGCGGGGCCTCGGGCTCCAAGTAG
- a CDS encoding GAF domain-containing protein has product MTRSSVSKLEEPWRYGAQAPEVEERLALLAEASRVLADVSLEPPAVMERLCELVVPLLGSACALRLLSEDGRWLRTVASASASQEARPLFQSLIAPVLRADEGPSADALRSGEALRVPRLELEELRRLVPPQHHGLLERIPFTASLVLPLRARGRGVGTLTVWREPSAAPFEAGERLLLQELADRAALALDVARAYASERQARQAAEVAAGRLKRLQRVTAELSQVLTASRVAEVVVDQGVDAVGARSGALWLVEPGDGHALLLRCMGEDSRMLSGVFGKVPLEEPSPMTEAIREARPVWLETPDAMAFRFPELAERCEQAQGTSAPSAACLPLAVDGRALGALQFSFAEPHAFDADERAFLELLAHHAAQALARARLLEQEQRARTALREAHQTLAAIIQASPAAIMLLDMDGTVRLWNPAAERMFGWTGDEALGQVAPMVQPSRQAEFRRNLEGVEQGRALSGVETVWQRRDGTPIQVALWTALLRPPGGPAQCLGIVVDITERQRSEETQRFLAEAGGVIAASLELEETLERVAHLAVPAYAEACGVFLADEAGVPRSAATATSGPEGRGVLAGVPDPEVVARVVAFGAPELCTGFEADAPGDVCPSARDSGHAWLCVPLQVRGQPFGAMTFVTSRRTYDVQDLALALELARRAALALDNARLYREARQAIRLREEFLSIASHELKTPISALQLQVQSLQRSPGDISPERLRRGLEMVDRQVKRQTQLVNALLDVSRISAGRLELSPEPLDLSALVREVAERFEPELTRTGTALELVLAPEATGQWDRLRLDQVLTNLVSNAVKYGRGQPVRMELAATAERVRLDVRDAGIGIAAENLSRLFHRFERAVSERNYGGFGLGLWIARQIVEAMGGHIAVSSELGVGSTFTVELPRGG; this is encoded by the coding sequence ATGACCAGGTCGTCGGTATCCAAGCTGGAAGAGCCGTGGCGGTATGGGGCGCAGGCTCCAGAGGTGGAGGAGCGGCTGGCGCTGCTGGCCGAGGCCTCGCGGGTGCTGGCCGACGTCAGCCTGGAGCCCCCCGCCGTCATGGAGCGGCTGTGCGAGTTGGTGGTGCCCCTGCTGGGCTCGGCGTGCGCGCTGCGGCTGCTGTCCGAGGATGGCCGGTGGCTGCGCACCGTGGCGTCCGCGTCCGCCTCGCAGGAGGCCCGGCCCCTCTTCCAGTCCCTCATCGCCCCGGTGCTGCGCGCGGACGAGGGCCCGTCCGCCGACGCGCTGCGCTCGGGTGAGGCGCTGCGGGTGCCGCGCCTGGAGCTGGAGGAGCTGCGCCGCCTGGTGCCGCCCCAGCACCACGGGCTGCTGGAGCGCATCCCCTTCACCGCGTCGCTGGTGCTGCCGCTGCGCGCGCGGGGCCGGGGGGTGGGGACGCTCACCGTGTGGCGCGAGCCCTCGGCGGCGCCCTTCGAGGCGGGAGAGCGGCTGCTCCTACAAGAGCTGGCGGACCGGGCCGCGCTGGCGCTGGACGTGGCGCGCGCCTACGCGTCGGAGCGCCAGGCCCGGCAGGCGGCGGAGGTGGCCGCGGGACGGCTGAAGCGGCTGCAGCGGGTGACGGCGGAGCTGTCCCAGGTGCTCACCGCCTCGCGCGTGGCGGAAGTCGTGGTGGACCAGGGCGTGGACGCGGTGGGCGCGCGCAGCGGCGCGCTGTGGCTGGTGGAGCCCGGCGACGGCCACGCCCTCCTGCTGCGCTGCATGGGCGAGGACTCGCGCATGCTGTCCGGCGTCTTCGGGAAGGTGCCGCTGGAGGAGCCCTCGCCCATGACCGAGGCCATCCGCGAGGCGCGCCCGGTGTGGCTGGAGACGCCGGACGCGATGGCCTTCCGCTTCCCTGAGCTGGCCGAGCGCTGTGAGCAGGCGCAGGGGACGTCGGCGCCCTCGGCGGCGTGCCTGCCCCTGGCGGTGGACGGACGCGCGCTGGGAGCGCTGCAGTTCAGCTTCGCCGAGCCGCACGCCTTCGACGCGGACGAGCGCGCCTTCCTGGAGCTGCTGGCCCACCACGCCGCCCAGGCGCTGGCGCGCGCCCGACTGCTGGAGCAGGAGCAGCGCGCGCGCACCGCCCTGCGCGAGGCACACCAGACGCTGGCGGCCATCATCCAGGCGTCGCCCGCCGCCATCATGCTGCTGGACATGGACGGCACCGTGCGGCTGTGGAACCCCGCCGCGGAGCGGATGTTCGGGTGGACGGGCGACGAGGCGCTCGGACAGGTGGCGCCCATGGTGCAGCCCTCCCGCCAGGCGGAGTTCCGCCGCAACCTGGAGGGCGTGGAGCAGGGCCGCGCGCTGTCGGGCGTGGAGACGGTGTGGCAACGGCGCGACGGCACGCCCATCCAGGTGGCCCTGTGGACGGCGCTGCTGCGGCCTCCGGGGGGCCCGGCGCAGTGCCTGGGAATCGTCGTGGACATCACCGAGCGCCAGCGCAGCGAGGAGACGCAGCGCTTCCTCGCGGAGGCCGGCGGGGTGATTGCCGCCAGCCTGGAGCTGGAGGAGACGCTGGAGCGCGTGGCGCACCTGGCCGTGCCCGCGTACGCGGAGGCGTGCGGCGTGTTCCTCGCGGATGAGGCGGGCGTGCCCCGGTCCGCGGCCACGGCCACCTCGGGGCCGGAGGGCCGCGGCGTGCTGGCGGGCGTGCCGGACCCGGAGGTGGTGGCGCGAGTCGTCGCCTTTGGCGCGCCGGAGCTCTGCACGGGTTTCGAGGCGGACGCGCCCGGGGACGTGTGCCCCTCCGCGCGGGACTCCGGGCACGCGTGGCTGTGCGTGCCGCTGCAGGTGCGGGGACAACCCTTCGGGGCGATGACGTTCGTCACCTCGCGGCGGACATATGACGTGCAGGACCTGGCGCTGGCACTGGAGCTGGCGCGGCGCGCGGCGCTCGCCCTCGACAACGCGCGGCTGTACCGCGAGGCCCGGCAGGCCATCCGCCTGCGCGAGGAGTTCCTCTCCATCGCCAGCCACGAGTTGAAGACGCCCATCAGCGCGCTCCAGCTCCAGGTGCAGAGCCTCCAGCGCTCACCCGGGGACATCTCGCCGGAGCGACTGCGCCGGGGGCTGGAGATGGTGGACCGGCAGGTGAAGCGGCAGACCCAGCTCGTCAACGCGCTGCTGGACGTGTCCCGCATCAGCGCCGGGCGCCTGGAGCTGAGCCCCGAGCCGCTCGACTTGAGCGCGCTGGTGCGCGAGGTGGCCGAGCGCTTCGAGCCGGAGCTGACGCGCACCGGCACCGCGCTGGAGCTGGTGCTGGCGCCGGAGGCCACGGGACAGTGGGACAGGCTGCGGCTGGACCAGGTGCTGACGAACCTCGTCTCCAACGCGGTGAAGTACGGACGGGGCCAGCCGGTGCGGATGGAGCTGGCGGCCACCGCCGAGCGCGTGCGCCTGGACGTGCGCGACGCGGGCATCGGCATCGCCGCGGAGAACCTGTCGCGCCTCTTCCACCGCTTCGAGCGCGCCGTGTCCGAGCGCAACTACGGCGGCTTCGGACTGGGACTCTGGATTGCCCGGCAGATTGTGGAGGCCATGGGCGGCCACATCGCCGTGAGCAGCGAGCTGGGCGTGGGCTCCACCTTCACGGTGGAGCTGCCCCGGGGCGGGTGA
- a CDS encoding potassium transporter Kup, which yields MRGRALENRERRVTSVAHGPGSAKAGGVKATTTGVPGGEAARAAPDSIKRTAILALGALGIVYGDIGTSPLYALRECFHGAHSVPPTPANVLGVLSLIFWSLIIVVSVKYLIFVMRADNRGEGGILALMALAMQRPRGQAHKARPVLMTLGIFGAALLYGDGVITPAITVLSAVEGLNVATPVFGPYVVPITLVIIFIIFLVQRHGTAGIAAVFGPVMCLWFFTLGVLGFKELLHNPAVLWALSPVHGALFFVHNGMHGFLVLGAVFLVVTGGEALYADMGHFGWKPIKRAWFCLVLPGLTLNYLGQGALLLRDASAARNPFYLLAPDWALYPLVALATAAGIIASQTLISGAFSITRQAMQLGYSPRMEVVHTSAEEMGQIYLPGLNWVLLLGVVSLVLTFRSSSALASAYGIAAVTTMAITTVLAYVVARERWGVSRAVALPIAGLFLVVDLSFFAANTVKIANGGWLPLLLALMIFTLMTTWKRGRDILAGKLRASSIPLKELLGSFGDHPPVRVPGTAIFMTGNAEGTPPALLHNLKHNKVLHEQVVLLTIVPEEVPHVPGDERVEVEPLEQGFVRVVARYGFMENPGIPDVLKRCREKGLQFQLMGTSFFLGRETLIPTKRPGMAIWREALFSWMSRNARSATAYFRIPPNRVVELGSQVEL from the coding sequence ATGCGGGGCCGTGCGTTGGAAAACAGGGAGCGCCGTGTCACGTCCGTTGCTCACGGCCCGGGTTCGGCTAAAGCGGGGGGCGTGAAAGCCACCACGACCGGAGTCCCGGGGGGCGAAGCCGCCCGAGCGGCCCCGGACAGCATCAAGCGAACAGCGATACTCGCCCTCGGGGCCCTGGGCATCGTCTACGGGGACATTGGAACGAGTCCGCTGTACGCCCTTCGTGAGTGCTTCCACGGCGCGCACAGCGTGCCGCCCACGCCGGCCAACGTGCTGGGCGTGCTCTCGCTCATCTTCTGGTCGCTCATCATCGTCGTGTCGGTGAAGTACCTCATCTTCGTGATGCGGGCGGACAACCGGGGCGAGGGCGGCATCCTCGCGCTGATGGCGCTGGCCATGCAGCGGCCCCGGGGCCAGGCGCACAAGGCCCGGCCGGTGCTGATGACGCTCGGCATCTTCGGCGCGGCGCTGCTGTACGGAGACGGCGTCATCACTCCGGCCATCACCGTGCTGTCCGCGGTGGAGGGCCTGAACGTGGCCACCCCCGTCTTCGGCCCCTACGTCGTCCCGATTACGCTGGTCATCATCTTCATCATCTTCCTGGTGCAGCGGCACGGGACGGCGGGCATCGCCGCGGTGTTCGGCCCCGTCATGTGTCTGTGGTTCTTCACCCTGGGGGTGCTGGGGTTCAAGGAGCTGCTGCACAACCCGGCGGTGCTGTGGGCGCTGTCCCCGGTGCATGGGGCGCTGTTCTTCGTGCACAACGGCATGCACGGCTTCCTGGTGCTGGGCGCGGTGTTCCTGGTGGTGACGGGTGGCGAGGCGCTCTACGCGGACATGGGGCACTTCGGGTGGAAGCCCATCAAGCGGGCGTGGTTCTGCCTGGTGTTGCCGGGGCTGACGCTCAACTACCTGGGGCAGGGGGCGCTGCTGTTGCGGGACGCGAGCGCGGCGCGCAATCCGTTCTACCTGCTGGCGCCGGACTGGGCGCTCTACCCGCTGGTGGCGCTGGCCACGGCGGCGGGCATCATCGCCTCGCAGACGCTCATCTCCGGCGCGTTCTCGATTACGCGTCAGGCCATGCAGCTGGGCTACAGCCCGCGCATGGAGGTGGTGCACACGTCGGCGGAGGAGATGGGCCAGATTTATCTGCCCGGCCTCAACTGGGTGTTGCTGCTGGGCGTGGTGTCGCTGGTGCTGACCTTCCGCTCCTCGAGCGCGCTGGCGTCGGCGTATGGCATCGCCGCGGTGACGACGATGGCCATCACCACCGTCCTCGCCTACGTGGTGGCGCGTGAGCGGTGGGGGGTGAGCCGGGCGGTGGCGCTGCCCATCGCAGGGCTGTTCCTGGTGGTGGACCTGTCGTTCTTCGCGGCCAACACGGTGAAGATTGCCAACGGCGGGTGGCTGCCGCTGTTGCTGGCCCTGATGATTTTCACGCTGATGACGACGTGGAAGCGGGGGCGCGACATCCTGGCGGGCAAGCTGCGCGCGTCGAGCATTCCGTTGAAGGAGCTGCTGGGCAGCTTCGGGGACCACCCGCCGGTGCGGGTGCCGGGCACGGCCATCTTCATGACGGGCAACGCGGAGGGCACGCCGCCGGCGCTGCTGCACAACCTGAAGCACAACAAGGTGCTGCACGAGCAGGTGGTGCTGCTGACGATTGTGCCGGAAGAGGTGCCGCACGTGCCGGGCGACGAGCGGGTGGAGGTGGAGCCGCTGGAGCAGGGCTTCGTGCGGGTGGTGGCGCGCTACGGCTTCATGGAGAACCCGGGCATCCCGGACGTGCTGAAGCGCTGCCGGGAGAAGGGGCTCCAGTTCCAGTTGATGGGCACGAGCTTCTTCCTGGGTCGGGAGACGCTGATTCCGACGAAGCGCCCGGGCATGGCCATCTGGCGCGAGGCGCTGTTCTCCTGGATGAGCCGCAACGCGCGCAGCGCCACGGCGTACTTCCGCATTCCACCCAACCGCGTGGTGGAGCTGGGCAGCCAGGTGGAGCTGTGA
- a CDS encoding AAA family ATPase, giving the protein MYLSRIEITSIRGFRPGELKVDLDLSRPDGRFAGWTVLAGRNGAGKSSLLKAVALVIAGPDAVRALQPSLSGWIHAEKQEGLIVARVVPEPKHDRFLNGDSPSKSFKAHLSLLQFEAGPEPALHFGSSHPMQVKFGSQQPTLIKDPTASTSELEDGPWAVNPRGWFIAGYGPYRRLASTAESQHPVSGTPQVSRLASLFREDASLVEAVQWLKEHHFRGLEEKPGARELIESVLMLLNDGLLPDSTQVSRIDSEGLWVTQGGRTFPLRDMSDGYRTTAALVLDLARQLQTTYREFRLEPVEPAQPGLKWRVPYPGVVLIDEVELHLHVSWQRRIGFWLKQHFPNIQFIVTTHSPFVCQAADPRGLIRLPAPGEERTAEHVSDELFRTVVNGTVDEAVLTELFGLEHVHSEESEKLRTRVAELEVRLMDGKASEEERAEFERLSAQLPDTGSALVDRAVRSLGLDK; this is encoded by the coding sequence ATGTACCTGAGCAGGATCGAGATCACCAGCATCCGAGGCTTTCGCCCAGGGGAATTGAAAGTCGACCTTGACTTGAGTCGACCTGACGGCCGCTTTGCTGGTTGGACAGTGCTTGCCGGTCGAAACGGCGCTGGAAAGTCCTCGCTGCTCAAGGCAGTTGCGCTTGTTATTGCGGGTCCGGATGCTGTGCGCGCGCTTCAGCCCAGCCTTTCGGGTTGGATCCATGCTGAGAAACAAGAGGGCTTGATTGTTGCCAGGGTCGTTCCCGAACCCAAACACGATCGTTTCTTGAATGGTGACTCACCTTCAAAGTCGTTCAAAGCGCACCTGTCCTTGCTTCAGTTCGAAGCTGGTCCCGAGCCTGCTCTACACTTCGGAAGCAGTCACCCCATGCAGGTCAAGTTCGGGAGCCAGCAGCCCACCTTGATCAAGGACCCAACAGCATCAACCTCTGAGTTAGAGGATGGACCATGGGCTGTTAACCCGCGTGGTTGGTTCATTGCTGGGTATGGACCCTATCGGCGTCTCGCCAGCACAGCTGAATCCCAGCACCCAGTAAGTGGAACTCCTCAGGTATCCCGCCTAGCCAGTCTCTTTAGAGAGGATGCTTCACTCGTTGAGGCAGTCCAGTGGCTCAAGGAGCACCACTTCCGGGGGTTGGAGGAAAAGCCCGGCGCGAGAGAACTCATTGAGAGCGTGCTGATGCTCTTGAATGATGGTCTGCTCCCAGACTCGACGCAGGTTTCACGCATCGACTCCGAAGGACTCTGGGTGACACAAGGCGGGCGCACTTTCCCGCTGCGGGACATGAGTGACGGCTACCGCACTACAGCTGCGCTTGTGCTGGATCTCGCCCGCCAGCTCCAAACGACCTACCGGGAGTTCAGGCTCGAACCCGTCGAACCAGCTCAACCGGGGTTGAAATGGCGTGTGCCGTATCCCGGCGTCGTACTCATCGACGAAGTCGAGCTGCACCTGCACGTGTCCTGGCAGCGACGCATCGGTTTCTGGCTCAAGCAGCACTTCCCCAACATCCAGTTCATCGTCACCACGCACAGCCCCTTCGTCTGCCAGGCTGCGGACCCTAGGGGGCTCATCCGTCTCCCTGCTCCCGGGGAAGAGCGAACCGCCGAGCACGTGTCCGACGAGCTGTTCCGCACAGTCGTGAACGGCACCGTGGACGAAGCCGTGCTGACGGAGCTCTTTGGCCTGGAGCACGTTCACTCCGAGGAGTCAGAGAAGCTGCGCACGCGAGTTGCGGAGCTCGAAGTCCGACTCATGGACGGAAAAGCCTCCGAAGAAGAACGTGCGGAGTTCGAGCGCCTGTCGGCCCAGTTGCCGGATACAGGCAGTGCGCTCGTGGATCGTGCGGTCCGGAGCCTCGGACTCGATAAATGA
- a CDS encoding HNH endonuclease: MKRLNREPLSPETMQFLAERTQKVLATADRIEEARRLWEQKGRAFNEVRETLALMASGHERCMYCEDSAGTDIEHFWPKADYPEKAFTWTNYLLACSTCNSNNKREQFPVDAAGAPLLIDPTVEEPREHMGLSGRTGKLVHRTLKGEKSIEVFGLARSTLEKGRRNAWVALQAFLVAYDQACARQDWKHACDIQRTVCGHPFASVFGWFLDAARSSAATALIDGHCLAVLDKYPDIQHWL, from the coding sequence ATGAAGAGGCTGAATCGTGAGCCGCTCAGTCCCGAGACGATGCAGTTCCTCGCCGAACGGACGCAGAAGGTACTTGCCACCGCTGACCGGATCGAAGAAGCGAGGCGCCTCTGGGAGCAGAAGGGAAGAGCGTTCAATGAGGTCCGAGAGACGCTCGCGCTAATGGCCTCGGGCCACGAGCGCTGCATGTACTGTGAGGACAGCGCGGGCACGGACATCGAGCACTTCTGGCCGAAGGCGGACTATCCGGAGAAGGCGTTCACCTGGACGAACTACCTGCTCGCGTGCAGCACCTGTAACAGCAACAACAAGCGGGAACAGTTCCCGGTGGATGCGGCAGGGGCGCCGCTTCTCATCGACCCGACGGTGGAAGAGCCTCGTGAGCACATGGGGCTGTCGGGGCGCACCGGCAAGCTCGTGCATCGGACGCTTAAGGGAGAGAAGAGCATCGAGGTCTTCGGGTTGGCTCGCTCCACCCTGGAGAAAGGTCGTCGGAATGCCTGGGTCGCGCTGCAAGCCTTCCTCGTGGCTTATGACCAGGCCTGCGCGCGCCAGGACTGGAAGCACGCATGCGACATTCAACGCACCGTTTGTGGCCATCCCTTCGCGAGTGTCTTCGGCTGGTTCCTGGATGCCGCAAGGAGCTCGGCCGCGACGGCGCTCATTGATGGGCACTGCCTCGCCGTGCTCGACAAGTACCCCGACATCCAGCATTGGCTCTGA